From Phaenicophaeus curvirostris isolate KB17595 chromosome 2, BPBGC_Pcur_1.0, whole genome shotgun sequence:
CAAGATCAACAGTGACATCCACTGCGACAAGACCAATGCCACCACCCTAGGGAATTTCTGGAGGCTGAGGGTCAAAATGGATGAAAACTATGTCCCTATTCTTTCTATCTATGGCTTTGGATTTGCCACTACATTCCTGGCAGTCagcttctctgcccttctcctcctcttttctctctggagACACAAACGCAGGATGCAGGCAAACTCAGTAAGGAACATCAGCGTGGACGCCCATATCAAAGCCATGAAATCTATTctgtctttcttcttcctttacaGCATTAATTTTATATGTTCCTTCTTGACATTGGTTTATCGCTCAAGGACCGACAACCCCATGTCATTACTCATTTTAGTATTTCAGTATGTTTTTCCATCACTTCATTCccttcttctgattttcagcaatcccaaactggaaaaaacactGCTGAGGACTCTGCTCTGGGTGAAGAGCAAGGTTTGCAGGAGGTAGGGGCTGTAAGAAAAGCTGAGgattgttaaaaatatttctattttacaaTAAAAACCAGGCTATTTAATACCTAATGAAGCTCTCCAGACAGTAGAGTTAACACAGATAGTCTACATTCACAATCTAAAA
This genomic window contains:
- the LOC138717568 gene encoding taste receptor type 2 member 9-like, with the protein product MEACYSQAKFNVTSYDVIGLVTISLQAFAGLWINAFIVSVLVIALVRRKCLNSNEKILLFLGCSRFCYFCFVWVRSAILIFNPWLYYTRPVPRFSSAIHSFINFSNLWTSACLSVFYCIKIVNFQHSFFTFLKAKIDRIVTQMLMGSVLLSLIISVVSYKINSDIHCDKTNATTLGNFWRLRVKMDENYVPILSIYGFGFATTFLAVSFSALLLLFSLWRHKRRMQANSVRNISVDAHIKAMKSILSFFFLYSINFICSFLTLVYRSRTDNPMSLLILVFQYVFPSLHSLLLIFSNPKLEKTLLRTLLWVKSKVCRR